In uncultured Methanobacterium sp., a genomic segment contains:
- a CDS encoding CcdC protein domain-containing protein has protein sequence MQVSGDVFLNSDAFLFVIFLILLLQLRERKVSMVRLLIMPIIMTIASLPFFYAEASVGWFPILLIIIGLVVGLILGVFLGSLMEVKLREEDGKIVMKGSILVVIIWGIIITLKVLGKNYLNANHVLSLDLLTSIFLAITLGTMISRRIIIYRQYYHKKKLHSQNNRVK, from the coding sequence ATGCAAGTAAGCGGAGATGTATTCCTTAACAGTGATGCTTTTCTATTTGTGATCTTTCTAATCCTGCTGCTTCAACTCAGGGAGAGGAAGGTTTCCATGGTTCGGCTTCTTATAATGCCGATTATAATGACTATCGCGTCCTTACCATTCTTTTATGCTGAAGCAAGCGTAGGATGGTTTCCAATACTCCTGATAATCATTGGTCTGGTGGTGGGCTTGATACTGGGAGTGTTTCTGGGCTCTTTAATGGAAGTAAAACTCCGGGAAGAAGATGGGAAAATTGTAATGAAAGGGTCAATTCTGGTGGTTATTATCTGGGGGATTATAATCACCCTCAAGGTACTGGGCAAAAATTATCTCAACGCAAACCACGTCCTGAGTCTGGATCTTTTAACCTCAATATTCCTGGCAATTACCCTTGGAACCATGATCAGCCGCCGTATAATCATATACCGGCAATACTATCATAAGAAAAAATTACATTCACAAAATAACAGGGTGAAGTAA
- a CDS encoding MarR family transcriptional regulator — MRRKIHRYYESKLAPFNITPVQFYVLSALWDKDKIKFKDLAHRLDMDGSTLTGILDRLEKRGFIERKQDPEDRRSVLVYLTEESKEIRPEMIEIAQNLDQDFRDKVPEEDFQLLLKVLDQL; from the coding sequence GTGAGACGTAAAATACACAGATACTATGAAAGTAAATTAGCTCCTTTTAACATTACTCCAGTTCAGTTCTATGTACTCAGCGCATTATGGGATAAAGACAAAATAAAATTTAAAGACTTGGCACACAGGTTAGATATGGACGGTTCAACCCTTACTGGAATACTTGATAGGTTGGAAAAGCGCGGATTCATTGAAAGAAAACAGGACCCTGAAGATCGCAGATCTGTCTTAGTGTACTTAACCGAAGAATCAAAAGAAATCCGCCCTGAAATGATAGAAATCGCCCAGAATCTCGATCAGGACTTTAGAGATAAGGTTCCAGAAGAAGATTTCCAGTTGCTTCTTAAAGTATTGGATCAGTTATAG
- a CDS encoding DUF5518 domain-containing protein: MADWKIIGLSGLINAGLTIILIVIFFPLSFLGPLTGGFLASYFSRRYEDYDKMDLKDGTVVGVISGIIGGLLITLILIMGFEAINTIINLISLQIGIMSWANTVVAAYIICQLSIIISTILGAIGGLIGIKVKMKIKK, translated from the coding sequence ATGGCTGATTGGAAAATTATAGGACTAAGTGGACTCATTAACGCAGGTCTTACCATCATCCTAATAGTAATCTTCTTCCCTCTTTCCTTTTTAGGCCCATTAACCGGGGGATTTTTGGCCTCCTACTTTAGCCGGAGATATGAAGATTACGATAAAATGGATTTAAAGGATGGAACAGTTGTTGGAGTAATTTCAGGAATTATAGGTGGCCTTCTAATCACCCTAATATTGATTATGGGCTTTGAAGCCATTAACACTATTATAAATTTAATATCTCTCCAGATTGGAATAATGTCTTGGGCTAATACTGTGGTGGCAGCGTACATTATCTGTCAGTTATCCATAATCATAAGCACAATTCTAGGGGCCATAGGTGGATTAATTGGAATAAAGGTTAAAATGAAGATAAAAAAGTGA
- a CDS encoding class I SAM-dependent methyltransferase, with the protein MKPEYNKTESLEYSKTERVHLTEEKETLLITLYAKALDNRSEKPVLSDEKADEMVKGIDYDFEKLIPPEDLNSANLVVIRAKQIDTWIEEFLKIYPHAIVLNLGCGLDTRVSRINPSEDVSWFDVDYPEVINLRKRFYSNQERYQMVQSALTELDWLEQIPDNKPVMVVAEGVLEYLTEDEVKTLLNRLTDHFSHGQIIFDVMNSFAIKSGQKSLKKTTGAEHKWAVDDIQKVDVLNSKLKRISSLSIMGSKYKHNLPLKYRLIYGIMHLIPNFRNMIRLLRYNF; encoded by the coding sequence ATGAAACCTGAATACAATAAAACAGAAAGTCTTGAATACAGTAAAACAGAAAGAGTACATTTGACAGAAGAAAAAGAAACACTTCTTATCACTCTTTATGCGAAAGCTCTGGACAACCGCTCTGAAAAACCAGTTCTAAGTGACGAAAAAGCTGATGAAATGGTAAAAGGAATAGATTACGATTTCGAGAAACTGATTCCCCCTGAAGATTTAAATAGTGCCAATCTTGTGGTTATCCGAGCTAAACAGATAGATACATGGATTGAAGAGTTTCTCAAAATATATCCCCATGCAATTGTGCTTAATCTTGGTTGTGGATTAGATACACGAGTATCAAGAATAAATCCATCTGAAGATGTTAGCTGGTTTGATGTGGATTACCCCGAAGTTATAAACTTAAGAAAAAGGTTTTATTCAAATCAAGAGCGTTACCAGATGGTGCAGTCCGCATTAACTGAATTAGACTGGTTGGAACAAATTCCAGATAATAAACCGGTAATGGTAGTTGCAGAAGGTGTGCTGGAATACCTCACAGAAGATGAAGTAAAAACATTGCTCAACAGACTGACTGATCATTTCTCCCATGGACAAATTATATTTGATGTCATGAACTCATTTGCCATAAAATCCGGCCAAAAAAGTCTTAAAAAGACAACCGGTGCAGAACATAAATGGGCTGTTGATGACATTCAAAAAGTGGATGTATTAAATTCAAAGCTTAAAAGAATCTCCAGTTTGTCGATTATGGGATCAAAGTACAAACATAACCTTCCATTAAAATACCGATTGATTTACGGCATCATGCACCTAATTCCAAATTTTAGGAACATGATACGTTTGTTACGCTATAACTTCTAA
- a CDS encoding DUF2115 domain-containing protein produces MMVEDIDFSKNIPRQGLLDALKEEAGTVSVTDIMAALTHLKKESIHVNASYRKEYDQAYIQSFLMRIKEIRNNKKDYEGLINTDELQKAITTLKNQQKLAELDHDQHMHFFKIYRLITLYTTFIMDEPVHPVGMPFPGGFKIKQENGIYYCPVKENQKDNPGAVCGICIAEQDQDV; encoded by the coding sequence ATGATGGTTGAAGATATTGATTTTTCCAAAAATATTCCAAGACAGGGATTGTTAGATGCTTTGAAAGAAGAAGCAGGAACTGTATCAGTGACTGACATAATGGCTGCATTAACCCACCTTAAAAAAGAATCTATCCATGTAAACGCAAGTTACCGCAAAGAGTATGACCAAGCCTATATCCAATCATTCTTAATGCGCATAAAAGAAATTAGGAATAACAAGAAAGATTATGAAGGACTTATAAATACGGACGAACTTCAAAAAGCCATTACTACCTTAAAAAATCAACAAAAACTTGCAGAACTTGACCATGACCAGCATATGCATTTTTTTAAGATTTATCGGCTCATTACTCTTTACACCACATTCATAATGGATGAACCAGTGCACCCTGTGGGAATGCCATTTCCAGGTGGATTTAAAATCAAACAGGAAAATGGAATATATTACTGTCCAGTGAAAGAAAACCAAAAGGACAATCCTGGAGCTGTTTGTGGGATTTGTATAGCTGAACAGGATCAAGATGTTTGA
- a CDS encoding 4Fe-4S binding protein, translated as MKKKYNSSINMKEEIKNYAEEIGVDDIGFASLESYKSPNTPPVKEIFPNAKTIIVLAFEQLDNCESENLQIASMGNLAISDFSHSSTYKIARFIKKESGSKVMNVIRGPVNMDKETRRPFADVSLRHAAVAAGLGSFGKHNLVIHPEIGTKVIFTAIITDLDISPDTPLEEELCLDCDICVKLCPVNALNQKNKTDVAKCSLKSQPYGLSGNIQFWMKFAQSNPEEQKMMLLDEKFVKLCQSLSLGSYYVCSNCIKSCPVGS; from the coding sequence ATGAAAAAAAAGTATAACTCTTCAATTAACATGAAAGAGGAAATTAAAAATTATGCAGAAGAGATTGGAGTCGATGATATTGGTTTTGCTTCACTTGAAAGTTATAAAAGCCCTAATACTCCCCCTGTGAAAGAAATATTTCCTAACGCAAAAACCATTATTGTACTAGCCTTCGAGCAACTGGATAATTGCGAAAGTGAAAACCTACAAATTGCTTCAATGGGTAACCTGGCAATTTCGGACTTTTCACATTCCTCCACATATAAAATAGCACGTTTTATAAAAAAAGAGTCCGGTTCTAAGGTGATGAACGTTATCAGAGGCCCGGTGAATATGGATAAAGAAACACGACGACCATTTGCAGATGTTTCTTTACGTCACGCTGCTGTTGCTGCAGGATTAGGGAGCTTCGGCAAGCATAACCTTGTAATTCACCCAGAAATAGGTACAAAGGTAATATTCACTGCAATAATCACAGATCTAGATATCTCACCAGATACGCCTCTAGAAGAAGAATTGTGCTTAGACTGTGATATCTGTGTAAAACTGTGCCCAGTTAATGCGCTTAATCAAAAAAATAAAACAGATGTTGCCAAATGTAGTTTAAAAAGTCAACCCTATGGATTGAGTGGCAACATACAGTTCTGGATGAAATTCGCCCAAAGCAATCCTGAAGAGCAAAAAATGATGCTCCTGGATGAAAAATTTGTTAAATTATGCCAATCACTTTCATTAGGATCTTACTATGTGTGTTCAAACTGCATTAAAAGCTGCCCAGTAGGATCGTGA
- a CDS encoding MBL fold metallo-hydrolase: MKKWTTTSGCTVYQVTGGRSNSYLVLDEDVSVLIDTGLKNSKNELMKKLDHLLGERNLSYLILTHTHFDHVGNAAIIQEEYKAKILVQGSEAENLERGNTPIPQGTNPITGLLVKIGRKIKQFNEYPAVKPDYLVGEKHHLTPHCYIIHTSGHSKGSMSLIVDDEVALVGDAMVGIFWWSVFPAFADDVPSMITSWNKLLKTGCKIFLPGHGTPNSKKLLEKQYMKHR, encoded by the coding sequence ATGAAAAAATGGACCACAACCAGCGGTTGCACAGTTTATCAGGTCACTGGAGGTAGGTCCAATAGTTATCTAGTTTTGGATGAGGATGTCTCAGTTTTAATAGACACCGGACTGAAAAACTCAAAAAATGAACTCATGAAAAAACTGGACCACCTTCTAGGTGAAAGAAATTTATCATATCTAATTTTAACCCATACCCATTTTGATCATGTTGGAAATGCAGCCATAATACAAGAGGAGTATAAAGCCAAAATACTGGTTCAAGGAAGCGAAGCAGAGAATTTAGAGCGTGGAAATACACCAATTCCACAAGGAACCAATCCAATTACTGGTCTTCTGGTGAAAATTGGAAGAAAAATTAAACAATTCAATGAGTACCCTGCAGTTAAACCAGATTATTTAGTGGGTGAAAAGCATCATCTAACACCCCACTGTTACATTATTCATACTTCAGGTCATTCTAAAGGTTCAATGAGTTTAATAGTTGATGATGAAGTAGCATTGGTTGGGGATGCCATGGTGGGAATATTCTGGTGGTCTGTTTTCCCTGCCTTTGCAGATGATGTGCCTTCCATGATCACAAGCTGGAACAAGCTCCTGAAAACCGGCTGTAAAATATTTTTACCGGGCCATGGCACTCCCAACAGCAAGAAATTACTGGAAAAACAGTACATGAAGCACAGGTAA
- a CDS encoding alpha/beta hydrolase, with protein sequence METYVLVHGGNMSTKTWNKLSGQKISTDDGYMGARYWDGTVNALEAAGCRVFAPTLGDEFTSSLSDHIGQICTLIVENNLQDIILVGHSYGGFVITGVADRMPEKIRSLVYLDSALPDPGQSLMDILNLAYSQEDSAVLPDPNPPYVEKLQYNPETIVRLKKIYIRCTKSEFADISHLAAEKIDTAGGRWTYFELPSSHVPMADLPDDFYKLLLSIAKL encoded by the coding sequence ATGGAAACTTATGTTCTTGTTCATGGCGGCAACATGTCAACAAAGACCTGGAACAAGCTATCCGGGCAGAAAATTTCCACAGATGACGGTTATATGGGGGCCAGGTACTGGGATGGGACAGTTAATGCCCTTGAGGCAGCAGGTTGTCGTGTTTTTGCACCGACACTGGGTGATGAATTTACAAGTAGTCTGTCTGATCATATAGGGCAGATATGCACGCTGATTGTTGAGAACAACTTACAGGATATTATTCTGGTGGGGCATAGTTATGGTGGATTCGTCATTACAGGCGTTGCAGACCGGATGCCAGAGAAAATTCGTAGCTTAGTTTATCTTGATTCTGCATTGCCCGATCCTGGACAATCCCTGATGGATATCCTGAATTTAGCATATTCGCAGGAGGACTCTGCAGTTCTGCCTGATCCTAATCCACCTTATGTGGAAAAACTGCAGTACAATCCAGAAACGATTGTCAGGCTTAAAAAAATTTATATACGCTGCACAAAGAGCGAGTTTGCGGATATTTCTCATCTTGCCGCGGAAAAAATAGATACTGCCGGCGGAAGGTGGACCTATTTTGAGTTACCATCTTCACATGTGCCAATGGCGGACCTTCCAGACGATTTTTACAAATTATTATTGAGCATTGCTAAATTGTAA